The following coding sequences are from one Pelmatolapia mariae isolate MD_Pm_ZW linkage group LG4, Pm_UMD_F_2, whole genome shotgun sequence window:
- the tecra gene encoding very-long-chain enoyl-CoA reductase — translation MDVLALEAKKADAVEPEKKTAPRPKPKAPKKAKRIVYFEVEIVDLKTKEKLLLLDKVEPTATVLDIKALFHKSYPKWYPARQSLRLDPKAKCLRDEDILQTLPVGTTASFYFSDLGPQLTWGTVFLAECAGPLIIYLMFYFRLPFIYSPKYDFTSSKHWVVHLACICHSFHYIKRILETLFVHRISHGTMPLRNIFKNCGYYWSTAAWMAYYINHPLYTTPYYGQQQVNAGLYIFLFCQIGNFSIHVALRNLKTPGSKTKKIPYPTKNPFTWIFWLVSCPNYTYEVGSWIGFTVMTQCVPVAFFTLVAFIQMTVWAKGKHRSYLKEFRDYPTLRSSILPFIL, via the exons ATGGATGTACTCGCATTAGAGGCAAAGAAGGCAGATGCAGTAGAGCCTGAGAAGAAAACCGCACCGAGGCCAAAACCAAAAGCCCCCAAAAAGGCCAAAAGGATTGTTTACTTTGAGGTGGAGATTGTGGATTTAAAGACAAAGGAGAAACTACTGCTGCTGGACAAG GTGGAGCCAACTGCCACTGTTTTGGATATTAAAGCTTTGTTTCACAAATCAT ATCCTAAGTGGTATCCGGCCCGACAGTCCCTACGCTTAGATCCAA AGGCAAAGTGTCTCAGGGATGAGGACATTCTCCAGACACTTCCTGTGGGAACCACAGCCAGCTTTTACTTCAGTGACCTGGGACCCCAGCTCACGTGGGGAACT GTGTTCCTGGCAGAGTGTGCTGGCCCGCTGATCATCTACTTAATGTTCTACTTCCGCCTTCCCTTCATCTACTCTCCAAAGTATGACTTCACCAGCAGCAAGCACTGGGTCGTACA TTTGGCCTGCATATGTCACTCCTTCCACTACATCAAGAGGATTCTGGAGACACTGTTTGTCCATCGTATCTCCCATGGGACCATGCCTCTCAGGAACATTTTTAAG AACTGTGGCTATTACTGGTCTACTGCAGCTTGGATGGCATACTACATTAACCACCCTCTCTACACCACACCCT ATTACGGGCAGCAGCAGGTGAATGCAGGTCTTTACATTTTCCTG TTTTGTCAAATAGGGAATTTTTCCATCCACGTGGCGCTTCGTAACCTCAAAACACCAG GCTCCAAAACCAAGAAGATTCCTTATCCAACAAAAAACCCCTTCACCTGGATCTTTTGGCTGGTCTCTTGTCCAAACTACACATATGAG GTTGGCTCCTGGATCGGCTTCACAGTGATGACCCAGTGTGTGCCTGTGGCTTTCTTCACTCTTGTGGCCTTCATCCAGATGACGGTTTGGGCTAAAGGCAAACACCGCAGCTACTTAAAGGAGTTTAGGGATTATCCCACCCTGCGCTCCTCCATACTGCCCTTCATCCTGTAG
- the dnajb1a gene encoding dnaJ homolog subfamily B member 1a, protein MGKDYYKVLGIARGASEDEIKKAYRKQALRYHPDKNKSPGAEDKFKEIAEAYDVLSDAKKKDIYDRFGEEGLKGSADTGGRGHGGQSCNYSFHGDPHAIFAEFFGGRSPFDHFFFQDGEDDVDINDPFATFGMPGMGGMGGFHRPFKPHPAGVHRAHDKKKDPPVVHELKVSLEEVFSGCTKKMKISRKRLNPDGCTMRSEDKILTVDIKRGWKEGTKITFPREGDETPTNIPADVVFVVKDKPHPVFRREGSDIVYPAKISLREALCGCTVKAPTLDGRTITVTSRDIVKPGTKKRISGEGLPLSKFPEKRGDMILDFTVKFPDKLAQNTRDTLEQILPL, encoded by the exons ATGGGTAAAGATTATTATAAAGTGCTGGGAATAGCCAGGGGAGCATCTGAAGATGAGATAAAAAAGGCGTACAGAAAACAGGCTCTGCGCTATCACCCCGACAAGAATAAGTCTCCTGGAGCTGAAGACAAATTCAAGGAGATCGCCGAAGCCTATGACGTCCTCAGTGATGCCAAGAAAAAGGACATTTACGATCGTTTTGGAGAAGAAG GATTAAAGGGTTCAGCTGACACTGGAGGCAGAGGACATGGCGGTCAAAGCTGCAACTACAGCTTCCACGGGGACCCTCACGCAATCTTCGCTGAGTTCTTCGGTGGCCGCAGCCCATTCGATCACTTCTTCTTCCAGGACGGGGAAGACGACGTGGACATCAACGACCCTTTCGCAACGTTTGGCATGCCAGGAATGGGCGGCATGGGTGGGTTTCACCGGCCTTTCAAACCCCACCCGGCAGGAGTTCACCGAGCGCACGACAAGAAGAAGGACCCACCTGTGGTGCACGAGCTGAAGGTGAGCTTGGAAGAGGTGTTCTCGGGCTGCACGAAAAAGATGAAGATTTCTCGCAAGAGGCTCAATCCGGACGGCTGCACCATGCGCAGCGAAGATAAGATTTTAACGGTGGACATCAAGCGTGGCTGGAAGGAGGGGACGAAAATCACCTTTCCCAGGGAGGGGGATGAGACTCCCACCAACATTCCTGCAGATGTGGTGTTTGTGGTCAAAGACAAACCTCACCCGGTGTTCAGAAGAGAGGGCTCAGATATTGTTTATCCTGCAAAAATATCTCTTAGAGAG GCATTGTGTGGTTGCACGGTCAAAGCTCCCACACTGGACGGCCGGACCATCACTGTTACCTCTAGAGACATTGTCAAACCCGGAACGAAAAAGCGAATAAGTGGCGAGGGGCTGCCATTGTCCAAGTTCCCAGAGAAGAGAGGTGACATGATCCTGGACTTCACTGTTAAATTCCCAGACAAACTGGCCCAAAACACACGCGATACACTCG